In the Pongo abelii isolate AG06213 chromosome 9, NHGRI_mPonAbe1-v2.0_pri, whole genome shotgun sequence genome, caatccggctcactgcaacctctgccccccaggttcaagccattctcctgcctcagcctcccgagtagctgggattacaggcgtgctccaccacgcctggctaatttttgtattttcagtagagatggggttttaccgtgttggccaggctggtgtcaaactcctgacctcaggtgatccacccgctccggccttccaaagtgctgggattacaggtgtgagccaatgtgcccagccaattttccacaacttttttttttttagacagagtctcgctctgtcgctcagactggagtgcagtggcgcgatcttggctcactgcaagctccacctcccaggtttgcgccattctcctgcctcagcctcccgagtagctgggactacaggcacctgccaccacgcctggctaattttttgtatttttagtagagatggggtttcaccgtgttagccaggatggtctcgatctcctgacctcgtgatccgcccacctcagcctcccaaagtgctgggattacaggcgtgagtcaccgcgccagCCCCCACAACTTTTAAATACTTCCagcgaggcgtggtggctcacgcctgtaatcccagcactttggaaggccggggtgggtggatcacctgaggtcaggagttcgacaccagcctggccaacatggtaaaaccccatctctactgaaaatacaaaaaattagccaggcgtggtggcaggtgcctataatcccagctacttgggaggctgaggcaggagaatcgcttgaacctgggagcagaggttgcagtgagctgattgcgccattgcactccagactggttgctgagactccgtctcaaaaaaaagaaaaaaatttttttgagacagggtctcactctgttgcccagcctggagtgcagtggtgcaatcacagctcactgcaccctcgacctcctgggctcaagggatcctcctgcctcagcttcctgattagctgggactacaggtgtgcgccaccaagccctgatacttttttactttttgtagagacaaggtcttgctgtgttactcaggctgttctcgaactcttgggcttaagtgatcctcctcgcctcagcctcccaaagtgttgggattacaggcgtgagccactgtgcccagtgataATGACCTTGatagcaaaataaattttttggcCCAAGCTCCAATCCAGGATCACACTAGTGATCTGGTTACTAGTTTCCTTTAATCTATAATAATTGTTTAGctgttctttgtctttcatgatctTGCTATTATTATCCTATTATTTTGTCAAATAACCCTCAATTTGGGTTCATCTCATTTGATTTCGATTATATATTTTTGGCAGAAAAAAGTGTAAAAATGTGTCATTGCAAGCATGTAATCACATCACACTAAAAAATTCTTCATTTGCTGGttgctgcggtggctcacacctgtaatcccagcactttgggaggctgaagtgggtggatcgcttgagctcaggagttcaagactggcctgggcaacctggagaaaccccatctctaccaaaaatacagtaatcagccaggtgcggtggtgtgtgcctgtggtcccagctacttgggaggttgaggtgagaggatcgctggaccccaggaagttgagggtgcggggagctgagatcgcaccactacactccaacctgggccacagagtgagactcggtcccccaggctggatgcagtggcacgatctcagctcactgcaacctctatctcccaggctcaagcgattctcctgcctgaacccgggaggcggagcatcCTGCAGCCTGGCTTCCACCTCCAGTCCCTACACCCACAGTGTGGAGCCAAATATCTGGATTTGAAACTGGCTCTGCCGCCTACCAGCCGTGTGACCCTGGGAAAGTCATTTAGCTTctctcagtttcttcagctgtgaaatggaaataataatagtatctccCTCAAGGCATTGTTGTAGGGATTGGTTCAATGTGGATAACGCCCTAACAGGAAACGTTCATGTGTTACCACCAAGTGAAGATGGCTATGGAGTTTGGCCTGGAGGCGGGGGTTGAGGGTGGAGAGTCGCAAGTCTTCCCAGAGCATGCCCACAGAGAGAGAGGGGCAGTAGGCATTCTGGTAGAAGGGACCACCCGACCCTTCAGGGGGCTTGGAGTTGGGGTCAGTGTTTGGTGCGGGAGCCTCCTGGAAGGCCTGGCTGCGGGGTGCCAGGACCTCCTGTCACCAGCTGCCCCGCCTTTTCCCGCTCTCCCCTACTCCTCACGTCAGCAGCCTTTCTCCTAAGGCACCCTAGGATCAGGAGGACCCTGTCCTCCAACCCTCTATCCCCCATTCCTAGGCACCTGGCGTCCTCGCAGATCAATCGTGTTTGCGAGCTGGGGGGCTGAGGAGTTTGGGCTCATTGGCTCCACGGAATTCACAGAAGTGAGTGGCCCTACTGGGTAGGGGATCGAAAAGGGTTCCCAGGGCAGAACGGCGCGGCGCTGACGTCGCCCCTCGCACCCGCAGGAGTTCTTCAACAAGCTGCAGGAGCGCACGGTGGCCTACATTAACGTGGACATCTCGGTGTTTGGTATGCTGGTGGCGGGTCAGCAAAGGGGAGGAGACGGTGGGACGACGGGATGGGTAAAAGAAGGGGCTGGGGCCCAAATagtctttctctcctcctcccacaGCCAACGCTACCCTTAGGGTGCAGGGGACGCCCCCTGTCCAGAGTGTCGTCTTCTCTGCAACCAAAGAGGTGGAAGGGGGCAGGCCGGGCGGGGCTGAACTAGCGGGGGCGGGGCAGTGCGGTGGGCGGGGCCACACGGGTGGGCGGGGCAGTGCGGTGGGCGGGCCGTGTGCGGCGGGCGGGGCCGCACAGGTGGGCGGGGCTGGGGAGTGGTACTCTCTAGATCTACTGGGGTGGACTGAGGCTGGGGCGAGCCTCGTAAGGACTGGACCATGGGTGGGCAGGAGACCGGTGGAGAACCCGCACTGTTGTTGGGGCTGGGGAGAGCCCCGCACCGAAACTAAATTCTCCTTCCGGCCAGATCCGCTCACCAGGCCCTGGCGACCTGAGCATCTACGACAACTGGATCCGGTACTTCAACCGCAGCAGCCCGGTGTACGGCCTCGTCCCCAGGTAAGCCCAGGGACAGAAGGGGGCCCGGAGCGAGGCGGTCCGGCCCAGCGCCTTTTATCCCGGCACGCTTCCTTCCCGCAGCTTGGGTTCTCTGGGTGCTGGCAGCGACTATGCACCCTTCATTCACTTCCTGGGCATCTCCTCCATGGACATCGCCTATACCTATGACCGGGTGAGCAGGCGCCCCTCCGTCCCTGCCTCGGTACCTTGCTGCATGCGCCCCCTCCTCTCCTTGTGGCTGTTCTCATACAGACTGAACGCTGCGCCTTTACTCATTGCTACCTCTgccaagtttctttaaaaaatacacacacacacagaaacacacacatacgtTTTATATAGACGAAGTcctgctttgttgccaggctggtctcgaactcctgggctcaaaccatcctcccgcctcagcctcctaaaatgctgggattacgggtgtgagccttGGCGCCCGGCCTCTGCCAAGTTTAACCTTTTCAAGCACCTCTTTATGCTCATCTATGTTATTTTATCAAATGTAAGATACTACTGATTATAAGATGCGCCATTATGTTATGCAATAttcaggaagggaaaaaaaaccacCACTTTCAACCAGTTGTAAGATGACATTGCCTGTAAGAAGCATTCTGTTTCCAAAGATCTTAAAATGTAGGGGCCGGTGGCGGGGGGAAGGTTAATCTCAGCATTGATTAACTCAGATCATTGGCATGAGCGTTGGCATGAAGGTAAAAACAAGACAAGGGGTGCAGAGTGCCCAGCTGGCACCTCCCTGTTTGATGCTCCAAAACGTATGTTCTCCACCTCACAGCCACAGCGATTCTTGgtagtagagctgggatttgaatctctCTGACTGCAAAGCCCCAGGTTCTTCTCTTTCCTGTGAAACTGGAAACTGGCACCAGACCCAGCTCTTCCACTAATTAGCTGTGTGATGTCAGCaggttaacctctctgagcttcagtttccttttctgtgggaATTCTAGAACCCACCTCACAGACATGGCCAAGATTCAGTGGAGATAATGCCCACATTTTGCAGCTCACTGGAGGTACACCTCCCACTTCGCATCCCAAGCCTGTCACCTCTGGGCTTTGTTCCCCCAGAGCAAGACTTCAGCCAGGATCTACCCCACCTACCACACAGCCTTTGACACCTTTGACTATATGGACAAGTTTTTGGACCCAGGTGAGGAGGGAGACAAGGGGCATCCTGAGACCAGGACAGGAGAGGCTGAAGATTGAGCCCTGGCCTTGTGACTTTGCCGCAGGCTTCAGCAGCCATCAGGCTGTGGCCCGGACAGCGGGGAGTGTGATTCTCCGGCTCAGTGACAGCTTCTTCCTGCCCCTCAAAGTCAGTGACTACAGTGAGACACTCCGCAGCTTCCTGCAGGCAGCCGAGCAAGACCTCGGGGCTCTGCTGGAGCAGCACAGCATCAGCCTGGGTATGCATAGCCGTGACCCTGAGGCATGGGGAGCCCTGCACCCCCAGGACTAAGCCACTGCTTGTTCCTCACAGGGCCTCTGGTGACTGCAGTGGAGAAGTTTGAGGCAGAAGCTTCAGCCTTGGGCCAACGCATATCAACACTGCAGAAGGGCAGCCCTGAGTGAGCAAGGGCAGCGGGCAGGGGCTGGGAGGGCAGCATCCAGGGCAGGATACCAGGCTGGTAGCTGGGCTGCTGGCTCCAGGGTGACTGGTAGGTGCTGCCTCCACCAGCCCCCTGCAGGTCCGGATGCTCAATGACCAGTTGATGCTCTTGGAACGGACCTTTCTGAACCCTAGAGCCTTCCCAGAGGAACGCTACTACAGGTGAGTCTGTCCCAGAGTCCTGGGAGGTGCCTCCAGGTGGGGCCGGGCAATGGCCCCCCACCTGAGATGAGGTGGTCAGCTTCTCTGCCCTTTAGAGTGCAACCCAGCCCCTGAAGAAGGTGGGAATGTAAGGctcagggaggggaggaaagtTGCTTGAGGGTCCCTCTGGGAGCTAGAACTGGAATCCACATTTCCTCTCCCCACCGCCACTGCTGTAAGAGCCCCCTGGCCTTCAGAGACAGGTGGAGGGGGGTGCTTTTCTGCCTTGCTGCTTACAGGAGCTGAGCCAGTTCTAGGCCCAGGCTTCTCTTTCCTGGCTCCTGACTGACCGTGATCCTGTCCCATTTCTCTTGTCAGCCATGTGCTCTGGGCACCTCGCACGGGCTCTGTAGCCACATTCCCGGGCCTATCCAATGCCTGCTCCAGGGCCAGGGACACAGCTTCTGGATCTGAAGCTTGGGCTGAGGTCCAGAGACAGCTCAGCATTGTGGTGACAGCCCTGGAGGGTGCAGCAGCCACCCTGAGGCCTGTGGCTGACCTCTGACCCCAGCCCTCTTTCTTCAGCCCTCTCTTTACCCCAACCCTCTCCTGCCTGCTTTCCTGAGATGTCCTGGTCTTCCTTGGTGCCAAGAGAGGGCACTACCACAGGACCCTCTCAAGCTTCTCAGGCAACAGCTTGGGGTCCCTGAGGGGAGTGGCAAGCCCTAATGCAACTCACCCTCATCCTGGTGCTTAGGTGGCAGAGGGTAGGCAGCAGGGGACAGGGATGGGATGGCAAAACCACCAAATGCCCTTGGTGGCGGGTGGGTGGAGATGGGATGCATAATGCCAACCTCAGATGCCAACTCAGGTCATCAAGGCCAAGGACCAGTGGCAAAAGTGAGGCATGGGGTGCCTTAAGCCTTGCCTAGTCCGCGTTCCTCTCCCTGCATGCTGTGTATCCTAACTCCCTACAACAGCCCCCTCAAATAAATCACATCTAGTAACTGGTACCAACAAAACAAGTTCCTTTTATTATCTGGGAACCATGGAAAAAGAAACCTAAGTGCTCTGGCCCAGTCCTGGGGCTCTGGGAGGCTCACGCTCCCTCCTCAGGCTGGGGACCCAGGTCTGTCCGCgccctcatcttcctcctctgccATGACCACCTCCTCCAGGGTACGTCCTCGAAGTTTGTTCTCCACTAACACCTTGCATGTACCGGCAGGCGGTAGCCCTTCCTCCATGTAGCGACCCCTCAGGAACACAACTCTCTCCTCTCCGTCCAAGGGCAGCCCGTGGGCCTGGCACAGGTCCCGTGCTTCCCTGAGTCCATCCAGGGCCAGGAGGTTGACCATGAAACCCAGGGGCAAGGTCTGGCCCTTGGGGGTGCTAAAGGCATGAGCGAGGCGGGCCAGGGCTTCCCGGCGGGCATGGCCCACATGGCACTGCACAGCGCAACTTGGCAGGTAGGGCAGGGTCTGGAGCAGACGGAACAGGCGGGCAGCATTGCCCTCTCGGAAGGCAGCATCTACCGCCAAGGCCTTGCGGACGGGTGGGCAGGTGCGCAGAGCAGCAGGCAGCTGTAGAACCTCCCGCAGGGCTTCCACCGAGCCTGTGAGAGCGGGAAGCCAGAATGAGGACGCCTGGTCCTTACAGGATCAGGCTCATCTCCCCTCCCAACACCCtatccttcctctctcctcaacCACGTCCCTTCTCTAGGCCTAGCTCAACTTCTCTCTCCCCTCTAAGGGCCAGCCTTTGGCTCCTTTCCTGACCTATATTTGAATGAGTTGCCTCAGGCTCTTGACTTCCTGCAGTCCAGATCCTTCCTTACAACACTGAAGTGGGCAGGGTTTACAGATTTGGGAAGCTGGCCCAGATAATTTAATGATTCGCCTGAGAGTGTCCTAGGGTGGGTATGTAGTTGAGCCTGACCCCAGTCCAAGTTTTCTGACTTGCATTTCCCACTACCCTAGCTTCCCTACACCCACAGTTTTGGGAGCCAACTCTGCCCCACTTTCCCCTGACCACCTGGGAAGGCCCCTTCCTTCAGGAGACTCTCCCCTGCTTCCCTTCCGGAAGAGTCTCAGACACTGGAACCTTGGGCCTCATTTGTAAACTGGGGCTTCTGACCAATAAGTAGGTTGTGAAATCAACAGCATTTTGTTAAAATTGTATAGGgcaggacctttttttttttttttttttgagacagacttgcttcgtcacccaggctgaagtatagtggctctcggtcactgcaacctccactacctcccaggttcaagtgattctcctgcatcagcctcctgagtagctgggattacgggtatgcgccaccacacccagctaatttctgcatttttagtagagagagccCAGCCAGAACAGAGCTTatttgggcacagtggctcatgcctataatcccagcactttgggaggccaacgcagtaggatcactttagcccaggagtttgagaccagcctggtcaacatggcaagactccaatccctatataaaaataaattttaaaaaattaaaataaaagaaaatcatggTCCTGCCACTGCTACTGTTAACCAGTGCTGTGTCAACAGGCAAGTCACCTCACCACCCTGGGCTTCGATTTCTTCCCCCACTAGACCAGGGATAATTACCATGCCTTCTTCACAGGAGCAGTGTGGACAAAAATAAAccattaactgggcatgatggcaggcacccggctacttgggaggctggggcaggaggatcacttgagcccaggaattcgagtgGCAACATGCGAGaccccatctacaaaaaaatttttttttaagttagccgggtgtgattgcacacatctgtggtcccagctactcggaaagttgaggcagaaggatcccttgagcccacgaggttgaggctgcagtgaactataatcaagccattgtactccagcctgggcaacagaatgagaccctgtctcaaaaaacacaaacaggccgggtgcggtggctcaagcctgtaatcccagcactttgggaggcagaggtgagctgatcatttgaggtcaggagttcgagaccagcatggcgaACATGGTGTTGGCCTGTCTCTCCTAAATAtccaaaaactagccgggcgtggtggcgcgtgcctgtagtcccagctctttgggaggctgacacaggcgaatagcttgaacccgggaggcggaggttgcagtgagccaagatcatgccaccgcactccggcctgggcgacagagctagacgctgtctcaaaaacaaagaaagaaacaaataatagagTTTATTGGAATGCATCACCCATAGAAAGTATCTCTAATGCCTTAAACTTCTGTCTCAGTTATATTGGTGGGCATATGTGTTCTTGTTGGCTTTGTAACCCTGACTGGGCGGGAGGTTAAAAGAGTTTgaaaatcagccgggcgcggtggctcacgcctgtaatcccagcactttctgaggccaaggtgggcggatcacgaggtcaggagttcgagaccagccagaccaacatggtgaaacccccgtctctactaaatacaaaaattagccgggtgtggtggcgcgcgcctgtgatcccagctactcaggaggctgaggcaggagaattgcttgaaccagggaggcggaggttgcagtgagccgagatcgcgccactgcactccagcctgggcgacagagcgagactctaaaaaaaaaaaagtttgaaaatcactatTTAGACCAACTCTCCCGTTCCACCCTTGCCCCCTCCACTTTTATTCCTGAGACAACTAAGACCGAGAGATGGGCCCGAGGTCCCACGTCGGGGCTCGGTGGATCTTGTGCTGTCCTGGGAGGGGGCTAATGGTGAGATGTTAAAGCTAATCCTTCCTTTCCCTACCTCCACAGTCATAGTGAGCTCCTGTCCCCACGCTCTGCCCAGCCGCCAGGATCCTGACTCACCCAGGTTATAGAGCAGAAAGAGGCCCTGGAAGGCGGGCTGGCGGGGGTGCGGCCCGGCGCCCCGCGCGTAGCAGCGCCGCAGCGAGCCGAAGCCCTCCTGCACCTGGGCCTGCAGCAGCACCGGGTCCGCGGGTCCCCGCGCCGCGTCGGGCCCGAGCCGCGCCACCACGGCCAGCAGCGTGGCCAGCGCTGCCTCCAGCACCACCGCTGCCTCGGCGTCGCCCGCGCCCTGCAGGGCCAGGTCCAGGCGTACAGCTCGCAAGCGGTCTGCCACGAAGCTGGCCACCTCGGCGCGGGCGACGTCGGCGCTCTCCGCCACCTCACCGGCTAGGTAGCGCACGGTGGCCAGCAGCACCGAGGGCGGACGCAACTGGCTGGGCGGGGGCCGGGGCTTGCCGGCGGCGGGTCGGCTGTACTCCTTCACCGCGCGCTGCGGATCGGCGCGGGGCGGGTCGTGGCGGCACCCCGGCAGCACCTCCAAGCGGTGCAGGCGGCGCTCCCTTTCGCGCTGGGCGCGCTCGGCGGCCGGGCACATGTCCGGGCAGGTGCCCACGGGCAGCTCGCAGCCGGGCATGAGGGGGCTGCGGGGAGACGGTGGGCGCTCAGCATCCCGGGGACGGCGGTGCTGCGGGAAGGCACGCGAGGCCGGCCGGGAGTGGGGAGCGGCGGGGCGGGGCTGAACCTGGCTGGGCCCGCCTGCCCGCCATGATCCCCGGCCTTCGGGCGGCCCATCGAGCCACCTCTGCCCTCTCACCCGGTCCAGTCGAGTTGGCCTCCCGAGATGCACTGCGTTGTAGTCCAGCTACGCCTCTGCGGCTCCGCGCGCTCTGGGGCGGCTAACGGCCCCCATCGAGCGCCAAGTTCAGCTTCGCGCTCTCCCCTTAGTGTTTTCAACGTCTAGCCCGGGCCGCTCCCATGATACACCGCTGTAGTCCCGGCCGCAACCAACCGCTTTGTGGTGAGGCGGGGCGGGGCTGAGGCCACGCCTTCCAGCCCGCTGAGCAATCAGGATTTGGCTTTGGGGCCTCGGAGACAGGTACCCGGGCTTTGGGTTCCTCTCCTTCGTCCCTTCCACCCAATAAACCGGCTCCATCGGCTTGTCCTCTATTTCCCTGGAGACAATGCTCCCTATTTTCTAGCTCAGGGGCCAGCAAATgttttctgcaaagggccaggTTGTAAATGTTTTGGGATTTGCAGGCGGCAGACTCAACTCTGCAACTGTTCAACTGCCAGTGTAGCGCGAAAGCAGCCATCACAATACTAAATGAATTAGCCTGGTTGTGTTccaacaaattttatttatagactcttaaattacatataattttcaCTTGTCACATATAAATTTCACCTGTCATTGTCACagaatattattttgatttttttaatcattaaaaaaatgtaaaaaccactcTCACAGGCCTTACATTAAAAAGGAAGTGGGCCAGATTCGGCTGCACGTGGGAGTTTGCAGACCCCAGTTCTAGAGGGGTAAACTAATGGTTTAATGACCACAGCTGCTGCTCACACATCAAGACAGACAGACATGGGCCGGGcgtagtgactcatgcctgtaatctcagcactttgggaggctgaggcgggtggatcacttgaggtcaggagttcgagaccagcctggccaacatggtgtaaccccttccctactaaaaatacaaaatattagctgggtgtggtggcgtgtgcctgcaatcccagctactgggtgaggctgagacaggagaattgcttgaacctgggaggtggaggttgcagtgagccgcgatcgcaccactgcgctccagcctgggcgacacagcgagactccaactcaaaaaaaaatcaaaaagacagGCAGGGTCAGAAGTGTGAGTCCTTGATTCCAAGGTGGCAGGTGTAATCAGGGAGCTgagaattcattatttttctcattcttggtCCAGTTACCTACAGAAATGGCCCCTGTAATTACAAGACCAGGAGGTAgggccaggccctggggagaggagaaggggctGGCAGTGCAGGAGCGAGAGTCCCAGGGAAGGGCCCACTCCCTGTTAGGGTGGGAGTTGAGAAAGGTGCAGGCGCAGGATCTCCTCTGCCCGCTTCAGGTACTCAGCTGCCTTCTTCTTAACACCTTCCTGGCGGGCAGGCAACGGGTCACCTGTGGAGACAGAATGCTCAGCTGAGGCACCTGGGCACCACTGGTCTGGTCAGAACCCCTGGTCTGGTCCTTTACAATTCACAGAGCATCACCATGTGCTTTTCCCTCCTCTCTGGGGCCCAGCATCCATtctccccattctacagataagaaaaccgaggccatgccgggcgcagtggctcacgcctgtaatcccagcactttgggaggccgaggtgggtggatcacgaggtcaggggttcaagaccagcctgaccaacatggtgaaaacccatctctactaaaaatacaaaaattagctgggcgtggtggcacgtgcctgtaatcccagctactcaggaggctgaggcaggagaattgcttgaacctgggaggtggaggttgcagtgagccgagatcgtgctactgcactccagcctgggcaacagagcgagactctgtctcaaaaaataacaaaataaaataaaataaaataaaaataaataaaaaataaaaattcaaaaattagccaggcatggtggtgggcgcctgtaatcccagctagtcaggaggctgaggcaggagaatcacttgaatctggggggcggaagttgcagtgagccgagattgtgcactccagcctgcgacaagagcaagactctgtctcaaaaaaaaaaaaaaaaagaaaagaaagaaaagagaaaagaaaactgagccCACAAGaggttaaaaataacaacaaaaacaacagaaacaaaaatctgCCCAGGTTACACAGCTGGTCAGTGAGGAGTAAAAGGGCTCTTGATCCGTGAATTGCTTGTTTTTATGCTCCCTTCGTCACTGCCCCACCTGGGACCCAGGCCTGACCCTCCACCCTCAGTCCCTACTCACTGGGGACTCCCTGAAGCAAGACGTGCACACCGTCTCGGTAGCCCTGGAGCGCGGCAGCGTAAGCGCCTGCCTTCTCATCACGCAAGGCCTGGGTGATGAGTTCTGTGGCCTGGCTTAGGTAGGCAGGGGTGGGCCCTCCTTCCCCGTCCTCTTCCTCGTCCTGCCCTCCTGGCTCCCAGGGTTCCTGGTCCAGCCTTGCCGACTCCACCTCCATCgctgccagctcagccacatgggtggggctgggggctgcaCCTTCTGCAATTAGAAAGGGAGGACTCGGACCAGACTGGCCCTTCCTTTCCCAGGCCCTCTGCCCAACCCCAAGACCTCTTTTGTCCATCAGGGTATCAGCCTGTCCCCAGTAGAAGGGACCAATGCCAGAGCAATCCAGAAGTCGTCTGTGGATCAAAAACTAGCCATGATCTATTTGATTGACAGGGTTCATGTGCTTCTGTAAAAACAGCCTTACCTTCCTAATTATTTCTTTAGGTGCACACTCT is a window encoding:
- the SAC3D1 gene encoding SAC3 domain-containing protein 1 isoform X1 — encoded protein: MPGCELPVGTCPDMCPAAERAQRERERRLHRLEVLPGCRHDPPRADPQRAVKEYSRPAAGKPRPPPSQLRPPSVLLATVRYLAGEVAESADVARAEVASFVADRLRAVRLDLALQGAGDAEAAVVLEAALATLLAVVARLGPDAARGPADPVLLQAQVQEGFGSLRRCYARGAGPHPRQPAFQGLFLLYNLGSVEALREVLQLPAALRTCPPVRKALAVDAAFREGNAARLFRLLQTLPYLPSCAVQCHVGHARREALARLAHAFSTPKGQTLPLGFMVNLLALDGLREARDLCQAHGLPLDGEERVVFLRGRYMEEGLPPAGTCKVLVENKLRGRTLEEVVMAEEEDEGADRPGSPA
- the SAC3D1 gene encoding SAC3 domain-containing protein 1 isoform X2, yielding MPGCELPVGTCPDMCPAAERAQRERERRLHRLEVLPGCRHDPPRADPQRAVKEYSRPAAGKPRPPPSQLRPPSVLLATVRYLAGEVAESADVARAEVASFVADRLRAVRLDLALQGAGDAEAAVVLEAALATLLAVVARLGPDAARGPADPVLLQAQVQEGFGSLRRCYARGAGPHPRQPAFQGLFLLYNLGESGSWRLGRAWGQELTMTVEARWKPCGRFYSCLLLCAPAHPSARPWR
- the SAC3D1 gene encoding SAC3 domain-containing protein 1 isoform X3, translating into MPGCELPVGTCPDMCPAAERAQRERERRLHRLEVLPGCRHDPPRADPQRAVKEYSRPAAGKPRPPPSQLRPPSVLLATVRYLAGEVAESADVARAEVASFVADRLRAVRLDLALQGAGDAEAAVVLEAALATLLAVVARLGPDAARGPADPVLLQAQVQEGFGSLRRCYARGAGPHPRQPAFQGLFLLYNLEMGSRMLPLEFLGSSDPPAPASQVAGCLPSCPVNGLFLSTLLL